The Oncorhynchus mykiss isolate Arlee chromosome 20, USDA_OmykA_1.1, whole genome shotgun sequence genome includes a region encoding these proteins:
- the pmp22b gene encoding peripheral myelin protein 22b — protein sequence MLLLLLGIVILHAAALVLLFVSTIVSAWTTGSTSSSDLWNNCSTINGYHCDPADTGEWIQAVQALMILSIIFSFISLFLFFCQLFTLQKGGRFFVTGVFQILASLFVMSGAVIYTVMSPNWVPVSEAFGWAYILAWVAFPLALISGLIYVILRKRE from the exons ATGCTGCTCCTTCTACTGGGAATTGTCATCCTGCACGCCGCAGCCCTAGTCCTCCTGTTTGTGTCAACAATTGTCAGC GCCTGGACAACAGGGTCCACTAGCAGCTCAGACCTCTGGAATAACTGCTCTACAATCAATGGATACCACTGTGACCCAGCCGACACTGGAG AGTGGATCCAGGCAGTGCAGGCCCTGATGATCCTGTCCATCATCTTCagcttcatctctctcttcctgttcttcTGTCAGCTCTTCACCCTCCAGAAGGGAGGACGCTTCTTTGTCACTGGAGTCTTCCAGATCCTCGCCA GTCTGTTTGTGATGAGTGGAGCAGTGATCTACACAGTGATGAGTCCGAACTGGGTGCCAGTATCAGAGGCCTTCGGTTGGGCTTATATCCTGGCCTGGGTGGCCTTCCCTCTGGCCCTGATCAGCGGACTCATCTACGTCATCTTGAGAAAACGGGAATGA